The sequence below is a genomic window from Bacteroidota bacterium.
AAAGTATTTCAATCTGTTCAAAGGAAAAACAAACGCGTGGTAAAAGATGTTAAGAGTCGTGAATTGGAATTCGTGAAAGAAACAACCTCTAATTATCCCGCGCCAGGAAAACAGGTTTGTCATTTCCCAGTAATTCAAACGGCCATTTACGGAATTGACGGAGGTTTTTATTTTTCACGAGCGTATCCACGCCCGTATCCGGCCCGTTGCAGGAAGAGGTATTCATGTAAAGTGTATCGCCGTTCGGGGAAAAAATTCCGTTGCGGTAACCCCATATGTATTTTGAATAATCATAAACCGGTGGCATGTATCTCAGATGAACGATGAATTCATTGGCAGTGGTATCACTCACCATGAAAGTTTCCGTAGTGAAGCAGGAATTATTTTCTTTCAGTTGCAGAGATCGCACCAATGAAAGAGTTGAATCAATTTTTCCATACAGGAATGACGGGTATCCGTGTTCGATTTTGAAATTCACTTTCAAAGTATCGTTCACTGTGAAAGTAAAATCTGCATTCGCAACGCCGTAGTTCACTTCGTCAGGACTGAAATCATACACCACGTAGAATCCTTTTCCTTTTGCTTTACCGTTTTTATTCTCAGAATATTGGTACGAATACTCGCCCGTGCTGTAGTAATTCCGGAGATCAACCGTGGAATCATCAGCGGAGTAATGGCCGATGGCGTGTTTAAAATTGAAATTTCCATCGGGACGTAAAAGAATGAATTTTTGATTGTCATAGAGAAATAATTTCCGGTTATGATGCAGGGTTTCGTAAACTGCAACCGGTTTTACAGGATGGCAGGAAAATGCCAGAACTACAACTGTCAGAAAAGGGAAAAATCTGTTTTTCTTTACCATGTTTAATTAGCCACAAATTTTCACCGATTGCCACAGATTAATCAATGAAAACCCGTGAAATCAGTAACAGATTTTAGCGGGAGATAACAATTCCTGTATTCCAATCACTCACCCTAACTACATAAATTCCTTCTGCTAATTCATTTACAGCAATTTCGTTTTCTCCTTTAATTAATTGCTGAGAAAGGACAATTTCTCCAACGGAATTATAGATCGTGAGCAGATCTTCTTTATTCGAATTAATTTTAAAATATGCAGAAGCCGGATTCGGGTAAAGAGAAATTTCCGGTTGAGAAAAATCAGGAATTCCCGTGGTAAGAACATTTCCCACTTTCATTCCATTGCCGAAACTGCTCACCCACATTTCTCCGGCAATATAAGGATTGAAGAAAACTCTTTCCGGCTGACGGAACGGATAGGAATTTACCAATGAAAAAGTGGGGGTCACATTATTAATGTTGCTGCTCATCCATAATCCCTGCGTTTCAGTTGTAAGATAAATTTCATTGGCATTCGAAGGATTGAATGTGCACGATTCTACGCGATCAAGAGTAGTGCCCGTGAGTTTTGTCCACGACGCTCCGCGATTTGTTGTTTTGTATAATCCGCCTAATCCATTCGGTGGCCCGCCCCAGCCCGAATACACACCGGCGTACCACGTGTTCTGCGACGCATCGTTCGGATCGATCACCACATCTTTTGTCCAGTAATCCATTCCCGCATCAGAAACATCGGTCCACGAATTTCCAACCGGATCGTAAATAAAAACTCCGGAACTCGCCGTGAAAGTTCCGCTGGAATTTCTTCTGCCGGAAAATGATGCGACTAATTTTCCATCGTTAAGAACTGCCAGTGATGCCGGATGTTTTTCTGTGCGCGGAGGAGCGGGCAACAAAGTCCACGTTGATGTTGCAAGATTATTCAGATCGTTGCAGATGTAAACTCCGCCGACTCCTGTTCCGTTGTTGTAATGGATGACGCTTGCGTACGCGCGATTCGGATTATTCGGATCAAGCGCTATCCAGAAAACAGGATGGCCGAATGAATGCAAAGTTGTCCAGGTGGCGCCGTTATTTGTGGAGTACAATAATTTTCCGCTTGCATCGGCCGCATCAAGTTGCGCGTCCTGCAGGCGCGTGCTCTGGTACATATCATGTATGCCCGAAGTGGCGAGATACAAAGTTCCGTTTCCGCCTTTCGCGATCCGGTAAGAAGAATTCGCATTCTGCCCCGTGTAATTGAATGACCATTGCGTTCCGCCATCCACACTTCGAATTCCTTTGATGTCGGAATAACAACTCCACACATTATTTGCATCAATGAAATTTACCTGCCAGCAGGTCGTATTTTCTAATCCTATGCTTGCATAAGATTGATTGGGCGGAGTAGTTGCATTGGCAGGATGCTGGAAAAGTGTATCTGTGTATGCCTGTTTCCATGTTGTTCCCCCATTATTTGTTTTGTGCACGAAACCATAATCACCGAAGAGAACAACATTCGGATCATTCGAAGCAACATCAAAACCAAACGGACATTCACCATAACTCCAGCCACGATCGCCGCCTTGTCCGCTCCAGCCGGTGATAATATTCTGATTATTTGCCGTATTAAAAACACGTGTCCAGCTACCACCGGCATTGGAAGATTTCATAATGTTCGGTTCGGAATTCGAATTACTTCCTGCAACGTAAACTGTATTGATATCTGTTCCCGCCATTTTAATGAACATCGGATAATCTGTATTTAAAGTAATTCCAGTTGATGCAGCGGTCCAGTTGGTAACGCCGTAATCACATTTGTAAACGTTCGAATAAAATCCCCAGTAATCACTTCCCTGCACGCCCACGTAAACATTCGCCGCATCGGAAGTGAGACAAAAAAATCGTGTAGTGCCTCCCACTTTCGCTGCAGTGAAACTCCAGATCTGTTCATTCACACCAAGGCCGGTGATCGTTGCAGTGGTCCATGTTCCTCCTCCGTTCGTTGAAACAAGAACACCGTCGTTCGTCCCGATGTAAATATTATTTCCATCGAAGAAAACTCCGCCCACCACATTTCCTGCGCCTATGTTGATGCAGGTGTGAATGGAAGTGAAGGATGTTCCTCCATTCGAAGAAAAATAAATCTGATCGTATTGGGAAATGATAACGCGATTGGAATTATTGTAATCGACATCGATGGTCCATGCGTCCTGCGTCGCATCGGGATTTCCGCTGAGAATATTCCACGTTACTCCATTGTCTGTCGATTTCACCGGTGTGCCAATGTCGCTGATATACGCGATGGAGTACAGAAGATTTGCAGTTGACGTGTAACACACTTTCGAATTATGTCCGCCCATGAATTGTGTAAAATCCACTTGCGAATAAGTTGCACCAAAATTTGTAGTGTGAAAAAGTTCCGACATATCGCACGCCACATAATATTCATTGTGATTTGCAGGATTTATGCTCGGAGAAAAAAGTGCACCTCCGCCACCAATTCCTCGTGGTGAAAATGAGGAAGGCTGAGCGATGAGTGCAGAGATAGCAGGAAGGAGAATGGAGAAAGTGAGTAAAAATCTTTTCATGGGTAGTTTGATTAGCAAGACTAAATTAGAAATTTCGATGAGCGGATCGTTGTAATCGATAATTAAATTGAAATTCCGGCTTTACACTGCGTATATTTGTAGTGTCGGAATAATGATGTTGAACGAACATAAACCAATTATAGCATGTATCCTCCTCAATTAGTATTACCTATGAAAGCCGAGCTTACGGAAGCCGGTTTTGAAGATGCGGCGACTCCCGAAAAAGTGGACGAGGCGCTTAAATCTTCAGGAACAGTTTTGATGTTTGTCAATTCTGTTTGCGGATGCGCAGCGCGTACGGCGCGCCCGGGCGTTAAACTTTCGGTGCAGGGCGATGGAAAAAAACCATCGAAGCTTGCAACTGTTTTCGCCGGTTTCGATACCGAAGCCACTGCCGAAGCAAGAAAATATTTTCTTCCTTACCCGCCGTCATCTCCCTCCATTGCACTTTTTAAAGACGGAAAACTCGTTCATTTTGTAGAACGTCATCATATAGAAGGACGCTCAGCAGAAATGATTGCTGATCATCTGAAAGAAGCTTATGCAGAATTCTGTTAGGCAGTTGTGAGAATGGAGGAGCGTGGAGAGCAGAATTAATTTCATAAGGGCATCTCTAATAACTTCGAACTGCTGTGTTGGGCTACGTCCTCAAAATCCTCATTTACGAATAGTAAACTCCGGTTTTTCGGACTTGCCCTCCTTGCATTTCTGTGTTTTTAAACAGCCTCTAATGTTACATTTCTGATTCCGCTCTCCGTTCGTCTGCCTATTTCAATTCCGAAATGTGTTTTTCAATTTTCGCGAGCTGCTTAGATTTTGTTTTTGTGAAGCAGCGCATCGTCCGGGCATAATCGGATATCTTTTCTAATTTCTCTCTCGAAGGCGGAGCATCGCCGGAAGAATAAAAATAAGGCACCACTGCCAGAACATATTTTCCGCTGGTGTAATCATACGCCATACCTGTTGCAGTGGAATAATTTGTTTTTCGTCCGTAGATCCGGTCTGCTGTGGCAATGATGGAATCCGTGGCGTGCTGAAGTTGTTTGCTGTAATGGCGGATGGAATCTTTCTCTGAAGTATTCTGAATTTCCGCTGATAAAAGATTGGCACGCTGAATGTAATTTTCCATTCGTGGTTTAAGAAGAACGCAGCGCATGCTGTCGATTTGTTTGTCGAGCAATGAATCCTGTGCTTCTGAAGCAACAGGGAGTAATGCCATAAAAAGCAGGAGAGGAGTACAATTTTTCATTGGAAGATTTTTTTGGTTTATATCTTCCTGAACGTTTTCAAAAAAAATACGTTCGCCCGTATTTATAAGTGGAATATCTGAAAATGCATCCGGCATAAAATGAAAAAAGCCAGCACAAGCGGACTTTAACAATAAAAAATTATTTTTTATAACAGTAACTTCTTTCGATACAATTCCGTCTTATTAATTTAATATTCCCCCATTCTCAATTCATTTCTTCACCACTTTCGGCACTTTGAAATAATCGGAATCAATTAAACATGGCCAAAATGATTTTCTGCTGGTCAGTTGGCAGAACTTTAACTAACCATTCACGGAGCGTTTTTATTGCCGGCGAATTTTTCTTTATGACTTCCGACACAAAACTCTTAAGCTTCGAATTTTCCTCCACTGCATTATCCTTTGAAGCATTAATCAAATCTTCCAAATTATGAAATCCAAATTCTTCGGGTTTAATTTTACAAATTGAAGCTTGCTTCCAAATCCAGCTTTCGAATGCAGGATTTAAACGGATCAGGTATTTCTGCGTATTGGGCTTTCTGAAAATCCTTAGGCCATCTGTTTCAAACCGATCTTCAAAAATTTCAAAATGACTCAGCAGAGGATTATGAGCGTCTCTTTTGAATTTATCAGTATCAGCAATTCCAATAATAAACTCATGAGAAGGCTCGTAATCAATAAGGGCCTTCACAACCTTACTTATTCCTTTTCGGTGACCTGGTTTTCCACGCTGAAGAATTAATTCAACAAGAAGAGTGTCCGAATAACACTCCGGAAATACGCGCTTTAATTCAATCATTTTTCGAATGCGGGAATATTGAAAAATAAATCAATACCATTTTCCATAATGTTACCGATCTCTTTGTCGGTTAAAGCTCTGGCCTTAGTTTCGTAATTCTCATACGTACAAATAAAAATTGCTACATCTTTCGGATCGCACTGCTCTATAAACGGAGTAAGAAGGTAAGGGCTATGAGTCGCGATAAAAAATTGATTATTCTTGCTTTCAATCACCTTGTCGGCGAACATTGAAATATATTTTGGGAACGAATGCGCCTCCGGTTCCTCGAAAATAATAATAGAATCGTCGTTTGTTTCTATCGCGGCAAAATGAAAAATTATTCTCTGAAGGGTGTCAGCTGCTAACGAATAAGGAATCTTATAAACCCGATTACCAACTCGCTTTTGAACATCCAATTTATTGGTCTGAGTATCGATCAAAAGATCCAACCCATATTTTGAAAAAAAGCGACTGCACTCTTCGTACAATTTTGAATTGTGTTCCAGAATAGAATATAAATTTTCTCCGTATGGTGATGCTAAAAACCCGGAAAATGGATTTGATTCCTTTTGATTAGCAGTGAAAATGTATCTACGAAAAGGGTTAGTATACCTCAAGCTATTTGTGTGGGACGAATGTTCACCCGATAATTGGATTAGGAATGGTTTAATTGGTTTGCTAAAAATGTCACTGTTTGTAGCATTATTAGATGTAAAAAGCTGATATGCTTCATAGTTTTGTTGACCATCCAAAAACTTGCTCATAAACTCATGGTCTGGGCCAAGAATTATTTCATAATTGTCATGCGTTCCTTTTTGAAATCTCAACATAGCAATTCCTATATCGGTCTTTACAGACACAACTTGATTTCTGTCTTGATCAAAAAAAAGATTCCCAATCTTTTCGAACCGAATCTGGTTGGAAAGGGCTTGTTTGTTAGAATTAAATAATGTGACTGAAAAAAGAGATAAAGATTCCAAGATGTTAGATTTCCCCACATTCGGCTCACCAATAAAAACATTGATCCGCTTGCAATCCAACTTCAAGTTCTTTACAGATTTGAAATTATTGATCTCAAGAGTAGTTATGTTATTTTTCATTGTTAACTAAGATAGTTATTTCTTCTTCACCACTTTCGGCACTTTGAAATAATCGGAATCATGTTTCGGTGCATTGCGCAGAACATCTTTTTTCGGCAGCGGATCTTTCACCACATCTTCGCGCAGGTGGTTCACTTCATCCGTCATGTAAATGAGCGGTTCAACATTATCCGTATTCAGTTCATTCAGTTTTTCCACGAAGCCGAGCATATTATTCATATCGGCGATCATCTTCTGCTCTTTTTCATTCTCAAATTCGAGACGGGCCAGATGCGCTACATCCTGTACGGTTTTACTGTCGATCTTCATTTTGTTTCAGCGTTGCTGCGATCAGTTCGCGGACTTTATGCCGCAAAGGTATCAAATCTTCCTCGGTCATTCCCTTCGTGGAAATGGGTTGGTGTACGATCACATGCGTAATGCCCGGGCGTCCGTGCGATTTGAAAAATCCTCCGTTCTGCAGAAATTTCCAGTTGTCGAGAAAAGTGATGGGCACAATGGGAACCTGGTTTTCTATTGCGAGGCGGAATGCGCCGTTCTTGAAATTTTTTAAATTCCCTTTCGATTCGATCGTTCCTTCGGGATAAATGAAAACACTTTCTCCGTTACGTAATTTTTCTGTCGCTCGCTGGAACGCTGCATACGATCCGCTTCTTGTTGTGCGATCGACATAAATATTCATTCCCTTGAAAAACATTCTCAGCAGCGGAGCTTTGTCAATTTCTGCTTTTCCCATGTACACGAAATAAACCGGAACAGCAATGTAGCTGATCACAATATCGAGATAGGAAGAATGATTCGCCACAAAAATGCAGGGGCCTTTTATAGCGCGGGGATCGCATCGTCTTTTCACACGCGGAAAAATTCCCGGAATGGTGAGCACCCATCGCGCCCAGATGCGCATGAACCAAAATGAAGTGCGGTAACGTTTCATTGAAAGCAAAACAAAAAACAACGGCCACAGGAGGATCATGCTCACGATGAAATTCAGCGCGAATAATAATTTCCACAATGCTCGTGGGAGTATTCCTATGTAGTGCATGAACACAGCGGGAGGATTACGGATTTGTACGGAGAATACAGATTACAGATCGAAACAGATTTTACAAAGGTAGCAGGTATCAAGTAGCAGGTATTCTCCTTTACAAAAATTCATGATGCCTGATACCAGCTACTTGATACCTTTGCGTCATGGCACGCATTCTCACCGGCATTCAAAGCACCAACATTCCTCATCTCGGAAATCTTCTTGGCGCGATCATTCCTGCGATCAATCTTTCGAGGCAGAGCGGCAACAACAGTATTTTTTTTATTGCTGATCTTCATTCGCTCACCTCGGTGAAAGACGCACAGTTCCGCAGGGAAAGTTCGGATGCAGTGGCAGCAACGTGGCTTGCATTCGGATTAGATACAGAAAAAAATATTCTCTTCCGGCAGAGTGATGTTCCGGAAGTTTGCGAACTCACGTGGTATCTCGATTGCTTCATGTCGTATCAGCGTTTGCAACTCGCCACTTCTTTCAAAGACAAATCCGATAATCTTTCGGATGTGAATGCAGGATTGTTCACGTATCCTGTTCTGATGGCGGCAGATATTCTTTTGTACGATACGAATTTTGTTCCCGTGGGAAAAGACCAGATGCAGCATCTCGAATTCACACGCGACCTGGCGGAGAAAGTAAATCATCATTACCAGAAAGATGTTTTTGTCGTGCCCGAAGTGAAAGTGGATGAAGTAGTGATGTCTGTTCCCGGAATTGACGGAAGAAAGATGAGCAAGTCTTACAACAACTTCATCAATATTTTTCTTCCGGAAAAAGAACTGAAGAAAGTGATCATGAGTATCGTTACCGATTCCACTCCGCTCGAAGCGCCGAAGAATCCCGATAAGGATAATGTTTTTTCATTGTATAAATTAATGGGAAGCGCGGAACAAACGGAAGATCTTCGTAAAAAATATCTTGCCGGAAATTTCGGATATGGCCACGCGAAGAATGCGTTACTCGAATTAATTCTTGATAAATATAAAACAGAACGCGAGCGTTACGATCATTTCATGAAAGACCGTGCGGCACTGGATGCAGAATTGAAAAAGGGAGAAGACAAAGCGAGGGCTATTGCGACTATTACTTTAGCCAGAGTCAGACAAGTACTCGGCTTTAAGATTTAATAATTCAAAGATTCAAGGATTTACGAATAAGGATTTCCTCAATCGAATTTTTGAATTATTAAATTCTAATTCGAAATATTCCCGCTGATCGTTTTTGAACTTACCGGCGCCTGCATCTCATCGTTTTTAAATAAATAACCGTTGATGTAGATCGCAAATTTTATATCGAATGTGGGATCCGTGCAATCGACTTTCATGGAAACAAATTGTCCGCGGTCAAGTTCTAATGTTGGCGAACTCCAGTGATCGGACGAGGAAGAAGAAATTGTGGTGGTTCCGGTTTTATCTGAAGTGAAAGCGATGTCGTACGTTGGTGAAGCGGAAGAAATTTCACTCACGGAGTAAACCACTTTCAACGGAATCGGTTTGTCTTTTTTACAGGAAGAAAGGGCAGTAAAAATTATCAACGACAAATAAATTGCTTTTTTCATCTGTACAGGTTTACGAATTTTATTTGCCGAAAGTTCGCTTATTCTATATTTGGCTTCAATCGGGGGATAGTCGGCGATAACATCAATGCAGAATGGGGAATGGGGAATTGGCTTAGGCAAATAAAGGGAGGGCTCGCGCGCATTCTGCATTCTCAATTCTCAATTAGCAGGTTACAACCCCGCAGATCGCTGTTATCAAATCTCCCGAGAATTTCAAAACTACCGTCGTCATATTTTTTTCCGAGATCGGAAGTTGAAATAAAACTGCAGCTGTAAAGATTCGCAAGATCGATAATGTTCACTCCGCCTGTTTTTCCATTCGGCGCGTTCGTCAACGGATCATTCATTTCACGAATGATAATTTTCATCCACGGCGGACAATTGAAAATTCCATCTCCTTTTGAGTACGCCTGTGAAAGCAATTCCGTCATGCCATATTCCGAATGAATTTTTTCCAAATCGAAAGTTTTTTTCAGAATAGCATGAACTTCTTCACGCACCATTTCACTGCGCTTGCCTTTCATGCCGCCGGTTTCCATAATGATCACATTTTTCAGTTGCTGCGGAAATTTTTCTGCAAGATCAAGTAAAGCATACGTTACACCGAGCAGAAATATTTTTTTACCGGAAGCGGTATTTTTTTTCAGCAGTACATTCAGCTTCTCAAATTCATCCAGGAAAAATCCGGAATCAGCATTTTTACTTTCCCGGATCAAACGATCTGCCATGTACACCAGCGAAGATCCATTACGTTCGAGATAAGAAGGAAGCAGCGCGACAAAAGTGTATTGCGAAACATCACCGTAAAAAATATTGAACGAACGCATAAAGCTTTCTTCATACAGTTTTACTTCCGCTACATGATGCTTGCTTGTTTCCTGTCCTGTTGTTCCGCTGCTGCTGAAAATAAGTTCAGGATCTTTTCCACGCGAATAAACCGGGTGCGTTTTAAAAAATTCAACCGGTAGAAAAGGGATTTTGTCAAGTGAGTTGACGAGCATAGGTGTCCGGCGGAATGCATCACAGAAATTCTGGTACACTTCACAATTCGCATACTGGAAACGGAAAACATCCAACGCGAGTGAATCGAAATTCTTCTCATCAACTTCAAAAATTCTATTGCGAAGATCGGCGGGATTCATACTACAAAGGTATTAAGGTATTAAGGTATTGGGGTAATAAGGTAGTCAGGCAATGATCTGAAAGCTGATCCTCCTTAGTACCCCAATACCTTAATACCCTAATACCTTACATGCACGCATTCACGATGTAATACACAATTGCAGACAACGCAGCAGAGACTGGGATCGTAAGTATCCATGCCCAGAGTAAATTGAACGTTACTCCCCAGCGAACTGCACTCAATCTTTTTGTTGCGCCCGCGCCGATCACTGAACCCGCCATCGTGTGCGTAGTGCTCACCGGAATTTTAAGATTTTCCGTGAAGAATAAAGTAATTGCACCCGCAGTAGAAGCCGCCACTCCTTCGAATGGAGTGAGCTTTGTGATTTTCGTTCCCATCGTCTTGATAATTTTCCATCCGCCGCTCAGCGTTCCTAATGCAATTGCAGTGTAGCAGGAAAGCGGAACCCAGATGGGCATGTGTTCGAATGTGTCGAGTTTATTGGAAGCGATCAATGCAGCAGTGATTATACCCATTACTTTCTGCGCGTCGTTTCCACCATGGCCGATACTGAATGCGGCAGAAGAAAGAAGTTGCAATCTTTTGAACCATGCTGAAGCCCTTGCATTATTGAGTGTGCTGAGAAATAAAGTGAAGATCGAAAGAATGATAAGTATTGTTCCGAGTAACAACCATTTGAAATTTTCTTTTGCAAGAAGGATCTTGCTGATATCTTCCGCTTTTCCTTTGCCGGTTGTTTTCTTTCCGAAATCAGCAAGGAAATTTTTAGCGTGCTTGAATAAAGTAGAATCATTTTTCTTCGTGATCATCATAGTATCGCGCATGAATGAAAGTGTGATCCTTGTTTCGCCGACGGTGTCTTTAAAATCGGCAATGACGGTGACCGGGGTTTTGCTGATGGAGTCAACTGCGAATCTACTTGCAACAATGCGATCGGTACCTGATACTGTCGCTTTGTTTTTGGTCATCGCATCATTCCATGCTTTTCTTGTTTCTTCCGGCGTTGCATCAAAAACTTTTGATTTAATTACATCTTTTTTTATTCCATTTATTTCCACAGTTTTAATTTCTCCTTTGATGCCTGCTTTATCAGGATGCAGATCAAGCACCGACCAGATGTACCAGGAAATACAAATCATGATCGCGAGCGAAATAATTTTCGGAACCACTCCTTTGCGGAAAGAATTGAGAAGCCAGATGGAAGTAATGTAGGCGATGATCATTCCAATAACCGGAGCAAGAATAATAAAGCTTGTAGTTTTGATCACCGGTTCAGGATTGATGGAATGGATTCCCGCGTGCGCCATGGCTGCGCCGGCGAATCCGCCAATGAGCGTGTGCGAAGAAGAAGAAGGAATTCCGTACCACCATGTTGCGAGATTCCAGATGATGGCGCCTATGAGTCCGGAAAGAACCACCGGCAAAGTGATGTATTCTTTATATACCGTTTTTGCAATGGTATTTGCTACTCCGTGATCGCGGAAAATAAAGAACGCGACGAAATTGAAAACTGCAGCCCATATCACCGCTTGCAATGGCGTCAGAACTTTTGTGGAAACGATCGTAGCAATGGAATTCGCCGAATCATGAAATCCATTGATGAAATCAAAGATCAGTGCGAGTATGATGACGGTAACAAGAAGAGCCATTTTTCTTTTTGCGCGTTTAGATTATTGAATAGAATTTTTTATTACGCGTATTTGATGATGATCGAGTCGATCGTATTCGCAGCATCTTCACATTTATCAGTTGCAGTTTCGAGCGCCTGGAGAATTTCTTTCAGCTTGATGAGTTTGATCGCATCTTTTTCATCGTCAAATAATCGTGCGATCGCCATATTGAAAACATCGTCTGCATTGTTCTCAAGTGAATTGATCTTCACACATGCTTCTTTGATCTCGGTAATTCGTTTCATTCCTTCAAGATTCGTCACCGCAACATTCAGTTCGATGGCGCCTTTGAGAATGATTTCCGAGAGCATCACCATCGCTTCGTTGATCTCGGTGATCTTGTAGAGGTCGATGCGTTTCGCAGTTCCTTCAATGAGATCTACGATATCATCGATCGCGGAAGCGAGTGCGTGAATGTCTTCGCGGTCGAAAGGAGTAATAAAATTTCTTCCGAGTTCATTGAAGATCATGTGCGTGATATTGTCTCCTGTGTGTTCCAGGTGTTCAATCTCTTTAATGAGTTCGCGGCGTTTTTCCGGTGGAGCATTCACAAGTTCAACAAGAACTTTCGAAGTCTTTACAAGATTTTCTGTTGCCTGGTGAAAGAGCGGAAAAAATTTCCGGTCTCGCGGAAGAAGGAATGAGAGGACTCCCATAGTGTTAAGTTTTAGTTAATCGAATGATAGGCAAATGTAAAGTGGTCAACAGACGCCAATGTTAAGCCAATGTTAACGGGATAACTTGTTAGTAAGTCAGAAATAGAAAAGAATAAACCGGATATCAGTCCTTCACATGCTTCAGAACTTTCGCCTCAATGAAGAAGATGATCTCCTCTGCAATATTCTTTGTCTGATCGCCCACACGCTCGAGCTTGCGAAGAATGGAAAGTGTATTCAGATAATGCAGTGGCAATGGTTTCGATTCCTGGATCGATCTCAATGTAAGTTGTGTACCCGCCTTGTTGATCGCGTCGAGAATATCATCTTTCACAAAAACTTTTCTTGCCTGTGAAGTATCTTCTTTGATCAACGCGTCCTGTGCATCATCCATCATCGACAAAGCGGTCCCGAACATTTCTTCCACACGATAATCTTTCAGCATATCGAGCGGGAAAGCTTCACGCACATCAAGCACATACCGCGCAATTCCTTCCGCATTATCACCAATTCGTTCAAGATTGGAATTGATCT
It includes:
- a CDS encoding DUF47 domain-containing protein, whose translation is MGVLSFLLPRDRKFFPLFHQATENLVKTSKVLVELVNAPPEKRRELIKEIEHLEHTGDNITHMIFNELGRNFITPFDREDIHALASAIDDIVDLIEGTAKRIDLYKITEINEAMVMLSEIILKGAIELNVAVTNLEGMKRITEIKEACVKINSLENNADDVFNMAIARLFDDEKDAIKLIKLKEILQALETATDKCEDAANTIDSIIIKYA
- a CDS encoding inorganic phosphate transporter yields the protein MALLVTVIILALIFDFINGFHDSANSIATIVSTKVLTPLQAVIWAAVFNFVAFFIFRDHGVANTIAKTVYKEYITLPVVLSGLIGAIIWNLATWWYGIPSSSSHTLIGGFAGAAMAHAGIHSINPEPVIKTTSFIILAPVIGMIIAYITSIWLLNSFRKGVVPKIISLAIMICISWYIWSVLDLHPDKAGIKGEIKTVEINGIKKDVIKSKVFDATPEETRKAWNDAMTKNKATVSGTDRIVASRFAVDSISKTPVTVIADFKDTVGETRITLSFMRDTMMITKKNDSTLFKHAKNFLADFGKKTTGKGKAEDISKILLAKENFKWLLLGTILIILSIFTLFLSTLNNARASAWFKRLQLLSSAAFSIGHGGNDAQKVMGIITAALIASNKLDTFEHMPIWVPLSCYTAIALGTLSGGWKIIKTMGTKITKLTPFEGVAASTAGAITLFFTENLKIPVSTTHTMAGSVIGAGATKRLSAVRWGVTFNLLWAWILTIPVSAALSAIVYYIVNACM
- the phoU gene encoding phosphate signaling complex protein PhoU — protein: MTHLDTEIHQLKEQLIEMQYIVRSQLAKCRSALMTYDPDLAREILFNEKRVNAFELKIDRDCENMLALFNPVAVDLRFILATLKINSNLERIGDNAEGIARYVLDVREAFPLDMLKDYRVEEMFGTALSMMDDAQDALIKEDTSQARKVFVKDDILDAINKAGTQLTLRSIQESKPLPLHYLNTLSILRKLERVGDQTKNIAEEIIFFIEAKVLKHVKD